In Methanocella paludicola SANAE, the sequence AGTTCAAGGCCCAGATCCAGGTCCTGCAGCACCCCTCTGCCATCAGCGCTGGCTACACCCCGGTGTTCCACTGCCACACGGCGCAGGTCGCATGCATGATCACCCAGATCCTGGCCAAGCTCGACCCCAAGACGGGCGGCGTCAAGGAAGAGAACCCGGCCTTCATCAAGGCGGGCGACCCGGCGATCGTTCTCGTAAGGCCCACCAGGCCCATGTGCATCGAGAAGGTCAAGGAGATCCCGCAGCTCGGCAGGTTCGCTATCCGTGATATGGGCCAGACCATCGCTGCCGGCGTCGTGATCGATATCACCCCGAGGTAAGGTTAATATAGAAGGATGGACTACTATGTCCGTCCTTTCATATTATTTAGGTGACATATCATGGCAGCACAAAAAGCAAGGATCAGGCTTTCAGGAACTTCACCCACGAAGTTAGACGATGTCTGCGGACAGGTGAAGAAGATCGCCGAGAAGACCGGCGTAAGCATTTCGGGACCTGTACCTTTACCGACGAAGCGCCTGGTCGTACCGACCAGAAAGAGCCCGAGCGGCGAAGGCACTGCGACCTGGGAACACTGGGAGATGCGTGTGCATAAGAGGCTCATCGACATCGACGCAGACGAGCGTGCTTTAAGGCAGCTGATGCGTATCCAGGTGCCCAAGGACATCAACATCGAGATCGTCCTGAAAGACTAAGTTCGTTCGGATGAACGAATATCGTTCTGAACAATCAATCGTTCTCGAACGAGTATAGCAGTCGAACATCATTAACGTAAAAACGTGTTCCGGATGTAGATTCGGAACGAGTAGAAAGGTTCATTGAACCTTTACATCTCCTCCAATCATAGATGTAGTAGGGGTTCTTTGATATCCCCTACCAAACTTGTTTTAGCGTATTATCAAATGGCTGTTAAAGGCTACTTTTTGGCTACTTTAAGGT encodes:
- the rpsJ gene encoding 30S ribosomal protein S10 yields the protein MAAQKARIRLSGTSPTKLDDVCGQVKKIAEKTGVSISGPVPLPTKRLVVPTRKSPSGEGTATWEHWEMRVHKRLIDIDADERALRQLMRIQVPKDINIEIVLKD